The Bradyrhizobium guangxiense genomic sequence CGGTCGATCCGCAATGAAATGTCTCTTGGCCGGCTTTTGCGGAAAGGAGCGCGCTGGCGACTGGTGCCGCCGGCGCTGGTTCGCTCGGAAAAACAGGTAGGAGACTGACGAGCGACCCGATCCGGACCTCGTTAGGGCTGCTTCCTTCCGGACCTGACCCGGTTGGCGAGTGGCTCCTCCACCGCCAATCTCCCGGTCCCTATTTGGGGCCAAAGGAAGCGGAAAGCAAGCGGGTATCGGCTCGAACGGCTCGGGTTTGCCCAGCATCCGGGCAATTCCCGGCCTGCCCAGCCGATAGGCTGTGCTTTCACCGCACGGACCACCTTGCTAAGAACGCCTGCCGGAACTCCATCCCAACCAGAAAAGCGATTGATCCCAATGGTTACACGTCGTGATGTTGCATCGATTGTCGGGCTCGGCGCCGTGACCGCGGCCGCGCTGGCCACCCCGGCCGTGGCCCAGACCGCCGATCCAAACGAATCGACCTTCGCCCGCATCCGCCGGACCAAGAAGATGCGGATCGGTGCCGTCGGCGGCGGCGCACCCTATTACATGAAGGATCTCGCCTCCGGCCAGTGGAAGGGTTTCTACATCGACATCGCCAAGGGCCTCGCCGACGACATGGAGGCCGAGCTCGAGATCACCGAGACCACCTGGGGCAATTCGGTGCTGGATCTCCAGGCCAACAAGATCGACATCTTCTTCGGCCTCAACCCGACCCCGAAGCGCGCGCTGGTGGTCGATTTCTCCGTGCCGGTCTTCAACAATGCCTTCGCCATCCTCTGCAAGAAGGATTTCAAGCCGAAGAGCTGGGCCGAGCTGAACTCGCCCGACATCAAGATCGCGGTCGACCAGGGCTCCTCGCATGACCAGGTCGTCAGCCGCCTGACGCCGAAGGCGCAGATCACGCGGCTGAAGACCGCGGACGATGCCACCGCCGCGCTGCAGACCGGCCGCGTCGACGCGCAGTGCCTGATCACCATGCTGTCGCTGACCGTGCTGAAGAAGAACCCGTCACTCGGCCAGCTGGTGCTGCCGACGCCGATCTTCGCCACCACCTCGAATGCCGGCTTCCGACGCGAAACCGACAAGACCTGGCGCGACTACGTCAACACCTGGATCGACTTCAACAAGGGTCTCGGCTTCATCCGCAACGCGATCATCACCAACATGGAGCTGGTGGGCGTGACGGAAGCGGACATTCCGCCGGGCGTGTCGCTGTAAGCTTCCACCGCCATTCCGGGCCTCGCGAAGCGAGAACCCGGAATCTCGCGCTACAATCTCCGGATTCCGGGTTCGCTCTCCGGGCGCCCCGGAATGACGTCACCCACGACGAGTTAACACACGCATGTATCAGTGGGACTTCGGCATCCTCTGGAGCTATCGCTGGCTCTTTCTCAACGGGCTTGGCGTCACCGTCGGTTTCACGATCGTCATCGTGGTGTGCGGACTGCTGTTCGGCCTGCTCGGGGCGTTCGGCAGCCTGTCGCGCTTCAAGGCGTTGCGCCTCGTCGCCCTCGCCTTCATCGAGGCGTTCCGCTGCACCCCGATCCTGGTGCAGCTGATCTGGTTCTATTACGCGCTGCCGATCCTCGCCGGCGTCGAGATGACGCCGATCACGGCCTCGGCGCTGGCGCTCTCGCTCTATGGCGGCTCGTTCTATTCGGAGATCATTCGCGGCGGCATCGTTTCGATCGACCGCGGCCAGTCCGAAGCCGGCGCCGCGCTCGGCATGACGCCTGTTCAGACCATGCGGCGCATCGTGCTGCCGCAGGCGATCAAGCGCATGATCCCGGCGCTGATGAACCAATCGATCATCCAGTTCAAGAACACGTCGCTGGTTTCGGTGCTGGCGGTGCCCGATCTCGTCTATCAGAGCCAGGTCGCCGCCCATGACAGCTACCGGCCACTGGAGACCTACACCGCGGTCGCGGTCGCCTATGCGGCAATCCTGATTCCGCTCACCATCATCGTCCGCCGCGGCGAGAAGCGACTGGCGGTGAGCGAATGAGCGAGCCATCCAAGAATACTTCGAAAATCGAGATCCGCGGGCTGCGTAAGAGCTTCGGCAGCAACGAGGTCCTCAAGAACATCAATCTCGACGTCGCCAAGGGCGGCGTGGTCGCGTTGATCGGCCCGTCGGGCTCCGGCAAGTCGACGCTGCTCCGCTGCATCAATCTCCTGGTCGTTCCCGACGGCGGCAGCGTCCGCGTCGGCGACACAAGCTTTGCATTCGGCGACGGCGCGAAACTCCCCGACGTAAAGACGCTGGCGAAATTCCGTGCCACCACCGGCATGGTGTTCCAGCACTTCAACCTGTTCCCGCACATGACGACGCTGCAGAACGTGATGGAAGGACCAG encodes the following:
- a CDS encoding transporter substrate-binding domain-containing protein, with protein sequence MVTRRDVASIVGLGAVTAAALATPAVAQTADPNESTFARIRRTKKMRIGAVGGGAPYYMKDLASGQWKGFYIDIAKGLADDMEAELEITETTWGNSVLDLQANKIDIFFGLNPTPKRALVVDFSVPVFNNAFAILCKKDFKPKSWAELNSPDIKIAVDQGSSHDQVVSRLTPKAQITRLKTADDATAALQTGRVDAQCLITMLSLTVLKKNPSLGQLVLPTPIFATTSNAGFRRETDKTWRDYVNTWIDFNKGLGFIRNAIITNMELVGVTEADIPPGVSL
- a CDS encoding amino acid ABC transporter permease, with amino-acid sequence MYQWDFGILWSYRWLFLNGLGVTVGFTIVIVVCGLLFGLLGAFGSLSRFKALRLVALAFIEAFRCTPILVQLIWFYYALPILAGVEMTPITASALALSLYGGSFYSEIIRGGIVSIDRGQSEAGAALGMTPVQTMRRIVLPQAIKRMIPALMNQSIIQFKNTSLVSVLAVPDLVYQSQVAAHDSYRPLETYTAVAVAYAAILIPLTIIVRRGEKRLAVSE